One Megamonas hypermegale genomic window carries:
- a CDS encoding ABC transporter ATP-binding protein translates to MLSTRGLTIKINNKIILNDINLDFKPGKRTAIIGPNGCGKSTLLKAISGLSRNYKGDIFLDSQNIKNWSRKKIAKKMAILPQGATTPNDLTVKELVSYGRFPYRSLFKSSDNQNDKDIIENAMAKTKVDKFASRLVSTLSGGERQRTWIAMALAQQPQILLLDEPTTYLDIAHQLEVMQIVTELNKKENMTIIMVLHDINHARMYADDIVIIKDKQVFAQGSPQNTLNPDNLANVFGVKADIYQNCQNPQDKIIFPVALTK, encoded by the coding sequence ATGCTATCGACACGTGGTTTAACTATCAAAATAAACAATAAAATCATTTTAAATGATATCAACCTCGATTTTAAACCAGGAAAGCGCACTGCTATCATTGGGCCAAATGGTTGCGGTAAATCAACACTTTTAAAAGCTATTTCTGGTTTATCACGAAATTACAAAGGTGATATATTCTTAGATAGCCAAAATATCAAAAATTGGTCGCGAAAAAAAATCGCTAAAAAGATGGCAATACTGCCTCAAGGAGCTACTACACCGAATGATTTAACAGTAAAAGAACTCGTTTCCTATGGTAGATTTCCTTATCGCTCTTTATTTAAAAGCTCTGACAATCAAAACGATAAAGACATCATTGAAAATGCTATGGCTAAAACTAAAGTAGATAAATTTGCATCCCGCCTCGTTTCAACACTTTCTGGTGGAGAACGACAACGCACTTGGATAGCTATGGCACTTGCTCAACAACCACAGATATTACTTTTAGATGAACCGACAACATATCTTGATATCGCTCATCAATTAGAAGTAATGCAGATTGTAACAGAACTAAATAAAAAAGAAAATATGACTATAATAATGGTATTACACGACATCAACCATGCTCGAATGTATGCCGATGATATTGTCATCATCAAAGATAAACAAGTCTTTGCTCAAGGTAGCCCTCAAAACACATTAAATCCCGATAATCTTGCTAACGTATTCGGTGTAAAAGCCGATATTTACCAAAATTGTCAAAACCCGCAAGATAAGATAATTTTTCCAGTAGCACTAACAAAATAA
- a CDS encoding FecCD family ABC transporter permease: MQNKSINENTKLGIAIDKWRILMLAVFAILAFTGFLCSIMNGAVAIPFDELWQNVSTGAVGSHQQILMNIRLPRTIVAALVGMNLAISGAILQAVMKNPLADPHIIGISSGAGLTGILVIVLFPNMEYLITPIAFVGAMFAAVCIYALAWKNGIRPLRIILAGVAVSAFLGAGISAILVLYSDRVHGALMWMVGGLSARSWPHVEIILPYAIIGFILAMIGSRHLNILQLGDDIAKGLGVNIEATRIILTAIGALLAASAVSVAGLLGFVGLIVPHTARLIIGSDYRFLIPASALLGIAVVTYSDTFSRVAFAPMELPVGIFMAILGAPFFLFLLRKEL, translated from the coding sequence ATGCAAAATAAATCAATTAATGAAAATACAAAATTGGGCATAGCAATTGATAAATGGCGAATACTAATGCTAGCAGTATTCGCCATTTTGGCTTTTACAGGCTTTTTATGCAGTATCATGAACGGCGCAGTTGCTATACCTTTTGATGAATTATGGCAAAATGTATCAACCGGTGCAGTTGGTTCTCATCAACAAATATTGATGAACATTCGCCTGCCTCGCACAATTGTAGCAGCACTCGTTGGTATGAATTTAGCCATTTCTGGTGCTATCTTACAGGCGGTAATGAAAAATCCGCTTGCAGACCCACATATTATCGGTATCTCCTCCGGTGCAGGGCTTACCGGTATATTAGTAATCGTATTATTTCCCAATATGGAATATTTAATCACACCAATAGCTTTTGTTGGTGCTATGTTTGCTGCTGTTTGCATCTATGCCCTTGCTTGGAAAAACGGCATTCGTCCATTGCGCATAATTTTAGCAGGTGTCGCAGTTTCTGCATTTTTAGGTGCAGGTATATCAGCTATACTCGTATTGTACAGTGATAGAGTTCATGGTGCACTGATGTGGATGGTCGGCGGTCTTTCCGCACGCTCTTGGCCACATGTAGAAATCATTTTACCATATGCCATCATTGGCTTTATATTAGCCATGATTGGCTCACGCCATTTAAACATATTACAATTAGGCGATGATATAGCTAAAGGTCTCGGTGTAAATATAGAAGCTACTCGCATCATTTTGACAGCAATAGGGGCACTGCTCGCAGCAAGTGCTGTTTCAGTGGCTGGACTACTCGGTTTTGTCGGCCTCATAGTACCTCATACAGCTCGCCTTATAATCGGTTCAGATTACCGTTTTTTAATACCAGCTTCAGCGCTACTCGGAATAGCTGTCGTAACTTATAGCGATACTTTCTCACGCGTGGCTTTTGCGCCAATGGAACTACCAGTCGGAATTTTTATGGCTATACTTGGAGCGCCATTCTTTTTGTTCCTATTAAGAAAGGAGCTTTAA
- a CDS encoding ABC transporter substrate-binding protein, whose product MRNIKISLACLLLIISICFIFTGCGNQNEQTAQNTDSYLTITDAADRVVTLNKKPERILPLSASFLEPLHAVDGKIIARVSAKTGIPDEDKDLPEVGNVYNINLEKVIEQQPDLVIAYKGMNDKFVSTFEDNNIPVIVLDMRTYEQVQHTVDILGQITGNTDKAQKLINDMDSKIAAIKAKIPQENKRIAILHSTSQNVTVQLENSIAGSVAKILGFTNIADGITPLESNPTAAPYSLETLVEKNPEIIFVTSMGKMETIKEAMLKNVENNPAWQTLPAVQTNKVYFLPQEMFLLSPGIHYPEAVETMAKLAYPDKFN is encoded by the coding sequence ATGAGAAATATAAAAATATCTCTGGCATGTCTTTTGCTCATCATTAGCATTTGTTTTATATTCACAGGCTGTGGCAATCAAAATGAACAAACAGCACAAAATACTGATAGTTATTTAACTATTACAGATGCTGCTGACAGAGTCGTAACGTTAAATAAAAAACCTGAAAGAATTCTTCCGCTGTCTGCTTCATTTTTGGAACCACTTCATGCTGTAGACGGCAAAATTATTGCCAGAGTATCTGCAAAAACAGGCATTCCAGATGAAGATAAAGATTTACCTGAAGTCGGCAATGTCTACAATATCAATTTAGAAAAAGTTATCGAACAACAACCTGATTTAGTAATTGCCTATAAAGGCATGAATGACAAATTTGTATCGACTTTTGAAGATAATAACATTCCTGTAATCGTACTTGATATGCGCACTTACGAACAAGTTCAACATACAGTCGATATCTTAGGTCAAATTACAGGCAATACTGATAAAGCTCAAAAACTCATAAATGATATGGACAGTAAAATCGCTGCTATAAAAGCGAAAATTCCGCAAGAAAATAAGCGCATCGCTATTTTACACAGTACATCACAAAATGTTACAGTACAATTAGAAAATAGTATTGCTGGTTCTGTTGCCAAAATCTTAGGCTTCACAAATATCGCAGATGGCATAACACCACTTGAAAGCAATCCTACAGCAGCACCATACAGCTTAGAAACACTCGTAGAAAAAAATCCAGAAATAATATTTGTAACAAGTATGGGGAAAATGGAAACGATTAAAGAAGCTATGCTGAAAAATGTAGAGAACAATCCAGCTTGGCAAACACTTCCAGCTGTACAAACGAATAAAGTTTATTTCTTACCTCAAGAGATGTTTTTGTTAAGCCCTGGTATTCATTATCCAGAAGCTGTAGAAACTATGGCAAAACTGGCTTATCCGGATAAATTCAATTAA
- the cobI gene encoding precorrin-2 C(20)-methyltransferase: protein MAGTFYGIGVGPGDPELLTMKAIKAIEKADVLIAPKTEKKDGSVALSIAKPYLKKDIEIVYQVFPMVVNFETTDAWQKNKEEILALLQAGKNVVFLTLGDPMFYSTYIYVYRLLAKEKDINIETIPGVPAFCAIGSKLGYPLVEGNDIISVIPATADKETIDKALAVSNNVVMMKVYKNYPEIVDALTDNDMIENAVLVSRCGLPDEEVITDLPAQKDKKLNYLSTILTRRSKSV, encoded by the coding sequence ATGGCAGGAACTTTTTATGGTATTGGAGTAGGACCTGGAGACCCAGAATTATTAACAATGAAAGCGATTAAAGCTATTGAAAAAGCTGATGTTTTAATCGCCCCAAAAACAGAAAAAAAAGATGGTAGCGTAGCACTTAGCATTGCAAAACCATATTTAAAAAAAGATATTGAAATAGTTTACCAGGTATTCCCTATGGTCGTTAATTTTGAAACGACTGATGCTTGGCAAAAAAATAAAGAAGAAATCCTTGCATTACTGCAAGCTGGTAAAAATGTCGTATTCTTAACTTTAGGCGACCCAATGTTTTATAGCACATACATCTATGTTTATCGCCTTTTAGCTAAAGAAAAAGACATCAATATTGAAACAATTCCAGGTGTTCCAGCATTTTGTGCTATTGGAAGTAAACTCGGTTATCCACTCGTTGAAGGAAATGATATTATCAGCGTTATTCCAGCAACAGCAGATAAAGAAACTATCGATAAAGCACTTGCTGTATCAAACAATGTTGTAATGATGAAAGTCTACAAAAATTATCCTGAAATCGTAGATGCGTTAACAGATAATGATATGATTGAAAATGCTGTTCTCGTAAGCCGTTGCGGTTTACCAGATGAAGAAGTAATCACTGATTTACCAGCTCAAAAAGATAAAAAACTCAATTATTTATCTACAATCTTGACTAGAAGGAGCAAAAGCGTTTAA